In Ferribacterium limneticum, a genomic segment contains:
- the gcvT gene encoding glycine cleavage system aminomethyltransferase GcvT, producing MLKKTVLNAAHRAMNARMVDFGGWDMPVNYGSQIEEHNAVRNNCGMFDVSHMCPVDVVGADCRPFLSRLVANDVAKLKVSGKALYAAMLNDAGGVIDDLIIYFLTDTRFRIVVNAGTAEKDLAWMQTKVAEWKLDVTITQRRDGANNLGIIAVQGPNARAKVWEVLPQAKAATEGLKAFFAAEVDQYFIASTGYTGEDGYEIMLPAGEAEALWNKLNAAGVAPCGLGARDTLRLEAGMNLYGQDMDETVSPLDAGLAWTVSLNTDRDFVGKPALLANGQQKQFLGLILLDKGVLRGHQKVMTAHGDGEITSGSFSPTLQQSIALARLPLGVQIGDEVEVDIRGKALKAKVTKPVFARNGKAVI from the coding sequence ATGCTGAAGAAAACGGTTTTGAATGCCGCTCACCGCGCAATGAATGCCCGGATGGTCGATTTCGGTGGTTGGGACATGCCGGTGAACTACGGCTCGCAGATCGAGGAGCACAATGCGGTTCGCAACAACTGCGGCATGTTCGACGTTTCGCACATGTGCCCGGTCGATGTCGTCGGCGCCGATTGCCGCCCCTTCCTCTCCCGCCTCGTCGCCAACGATGTGGCCAAACTCAAGGTTTCCGGCAAGGCGCTCTACGCCGCCATGCTCAATGATGCCGGCGGCGTCATCGACGACCTGATCATCTATTTCCTGACCGACACGCGCTTCCGCATCGTCGTCAATGCCGGCACGGCCGAGAAGGATCTGGCCTGGATGCAGACCAAGGTCGCCGAATGGAAGCTCGACGTCACCATCACCCAACGCCGCGATGGCGCCAACAATCTCGGCATCATCGCCGTACAGGGCCCGAATGCCCGCGCCAAGGTCTGGGAAGTGCTGCCGCAAGCCAAGGCGGCAACCGAAGGTCTGAAGGCGTTTTTCGCCGCTGAAGTCGATCAGTATTTCATCGCCAGCACTGGCTACACCGGTGAAGACGGTTACGAAATCATGCTGCCTGCCGGCGAAGCCGAAGCGCTGTGGAACAAGCTCAACGCCGCCGGTGTCGCCCCTTGCGGCCTCGGTGCCCGCGACACGCTGCGCCTCGAAGCCGGCATGAATCTCTACGGTCAGGACATGGACGAGACGGTTTCGCCGCTCGACGCCGGTCTGGCGTGGACGGTTTCGCTCAACACCGACCGCGATTTCGTCGGCAAGCCTGCATTGCTCGCCAACGGCCAGCAGAAGCAGTTCCTCGGCCTCATCCTGCTCGACAAGGGCGTCCTGCGCGGCCATCAGAAGGTCATGACGGCCCACGGCGACGGTGAAATCACCTCCGGTTCGTTCTCGCCGACGCTCCAGCAGTCCATCGCCCTCGCCCGCCTGCCGCTCGGCGTGCAGATCGGTGATGAAGTCGAAGTCGATATCCGTGGCAAGGCGCTCAAGGCCAAGGTCACCAAACCCGTATTCGCCCGCAACGGCAAAGCAGTCATCTAA
- a CDS encoding L-threonylcarbamoyladenylate synthase, which yields MARVVNIHPESPQQRLLVQAADFIRKGAIVALPTDSCYALGCHLGDKEALDRIRLIRQMDERHHLTLMVRDLSEIAHFARVDNAQYRLLKAATPGSYTFILEGSKELPRRVMHPKRKTIGLRVPDHPVALALLEELNEPLLTTTLQLPGDEFSLTEGWEIQDRLDDQLELILDCGPCGTEPTTVIDLTGASPELIRAGRGPLELFGLA from the coding sequence ATGGCCCGCGTCGTCAATATTCATCCGGAATCGCCGCAGCAGCGTCTGCTCGTTCAGGCTGCCGACTTCATTCGCAAGGGTGCGATTGTCGCCCTGCCGACTGATTCCTGCTATGCCCTTGGTTGTCATCTCGGCGACAAGGAAGCGCTCGATCGCATCCGCCTGATCCGCCAGATGGATGAGCGCCATCACCTGACGCTGATGGTCCGCGATCTCTCCGAAATCGCCCATTTTGCCCGGGTCGACAACGCCCAGTATCGTTTGCTCAAGGCGGCGACGCCGGGCAGCTATACCTTCATTCTCGAAGGGTCCAAGGAATTGCCGCGCCGGGTCATGCACCCGAAACGCAAGACCATCGGCCTGCGCGTGCCGGATCATCCGGTGGCACTGGCCTTGCTCGAAGAACTGAACGAGCCGCTGCTGACGACCACCCTGCAATTGCCGGGCGACGAGTTTTCGCTGACTGAAGGCTGGGAAATCCAGGATCGCCTCGATGACCAGCTGGAACTGATCCTCGACTGCGGTCCTTGTGGCACCGAACCGACGACGGTTATCGACCTGACCGGAGCTTCGCCGGAGCTGATTCGGGCTGGTCGCGGTCCGCTTGAACTGTTCGGATTGGCCTGA
- a CDS encoding DUF2946 family protein: protein MAVDLSAIAKWPNIPACYDWLSLDRRGDWRLQGERVTHRGLIEFINRQYGCDESGCWFLQNGPQRVFVELAYTPWVFRRDGEAFVSHTGEPAGDIKAIYLDEEGSILLETSLGIGLLNDRDLAQFLAECCDDKGQPASDEALSSLMETATGDIRWQNLPLQSIATVDTKKRFNFNPHPQP from the coding sequence ATGGCCGTCGATCTCTCTGCCATCGCCAAGTGGCCCAACATCCCCGCCTGTTACGACTGGTTGTCGCTCGACCGGCGGGGCGACTGGCGATTGCAGGGAGAGCGCGTGACACACCGCGGCCTGATCGAGTTCATCAACCGGCAGTACGGTTGTGACGAGTCAGGCTGCTGGTTCTTGCAGAACGGCCCGCAACGGGTGTTCGTTGAACTCGCCTACACTCCGTGGGTGTTCCGCCGCGATGGCGAGGCCTTCGTCAGCCACACCGGCGAACCGGCCGGCGACATCAAAGCGATTTACCTCGACGAAGAAGGCAGCATCCTGCTCGAAACGAGTCTGGGCATCGGCCTGCTCAATGATCGCGATCTGGCGCAATTTCTCGCTGAATGCTGCGACGACAAGGGCCAGCCGGCGAGCGATGAGGCCCTTTCAAGCCTGATGGAAACGGCCACCGGCGATATCCGCTGGCAGAACCTGCCGCTACAGTCGATTGCTACGGTCGACACGAAAAAACGCTTTAATTTCAATCCGCATCCGCAACCCTGA
- a CDS encoding 3',5'-nucleoside bisphosphate phosphatase — protein MASFVLESSFAFNCLPVTPANFDFHSHSIVSDGFLPPRVVAGRAAGNGVDLWALTDHDDLGGLAEARVAAEEAGMGFVNGVEISIEWRGVPIHVVGLGFDPANPALSGGLDELRVGRIERARRMGDALAAIGIPGVYEGALCFVTNPSLISRAHFARYMVSIGIARDVPGVFQHYLASGKPGYVDHRWATLDEAVGWITGAGGVAVVAHPARYKMSGADMRHFLDDFKDVGGQGIEVTCGSHSPDHVMHFARLARHYAFHASRGSDFHGPDESYVDLGKLPQLPEDLKPVWRLVV, from the coding sequence ATGGCCTCGTTCGTGCTAGAATCTTCGTTTGCCTTCAACTGCTTACCTGTGACGCCAGCCAATTTCGATTTTCATAGCCACTCCATCGTTTCCGACGGGTTTTTGCCGCCTCGGGTCGTGGCGGGGCGCGCAGCAGGGAATGGAGTCGATCTTTGGGCGCTGACCGATCACGACGATCTCGGCGGTCTGGCAGAGGCCAGAGTAGCGGCTGAAGAAGCAGGCATGGGCTTCGTCAATGGTGTCGAAATCTCCATCGAATGGCGCGGCGTGCCCATCCATGTCGTTGGTCTTGGCTTCGATCCGGCCAACCCCGCATTGAGCGGCGGCCTCGACGAGTTGCGTGTCGGACGTATCGAGCGTGCCAGACGCATGGGCGACGCGCTTGCCGCTATCGGCATCCCTGGTGTCTATGAAGGTGCCTTGTGCTTTGTGACCAATCCGAGCCTGATCTCGCGCGCCCATTTTGCCCGCTATATGGTCTCAATCGGCATCGCCCGCGATGTGCCGGGCGTATTCCAGCATTACCTCGCGTCGGGCAAACCGGGGTATGTCGATCATCGCTGGGCAACGCTCGACGAAGCCGTCGGCTGGATCACCGGTGCCGGCGGCGTGGCGGTTGTCGCACATCCGGCACGTTACAAGATGTCGGGCGCCGACATGCGTCATTTTCTTGATGATTTCAAGGATGTAGGCGGGCAGGGCATCGAAGTGACCTGCGGCAGCCATTCACCCGACCATGTCATGCATTTTGCCCGTCTGGCCCGGCACTACGCGTTTCACGCCTCACGTGGCTCCGATTTTCACGGGCCGGACGAAAGTTATGTCGATCTCGGCAAGCTTCCGCAACTGCCGGAAGATCTCAAGCCGGTTTGGCGTCTGGTGGTCTGA
- the scpB gene encoding SMC-Scp complex subunit ScpB — MSHSEMKKMFDEDLSTDTLRKLLDELREEWAERPVELIQLASGWRFRTRAEYLPYLERLNPERPPKYSRAVLETLAIIAYRQPVTRGDIEEIRGVAVNTNVVKTLEERGWIDVVGHRETPGRPALFATTKQFLDDLGLRSVSELPPLEQIAQTLELNYENQ; from the coding sequence ATGTCGCACAGCGAAATGAAAAAGATGTTCGACGAGGATTTGTCGACCGATACCCTGCGCAAGCTGCTCGATGAGTTGCGCGAGGAATGGGCCGAACGTCCGGTCGAACTGATCCAGCTCGCCTCCGGCTGGCGCTTTCGGACGCGGGCCGAATACCTGCCTTATCTGGAGCGCCTGAATCCGGAGCGGCCGCCGAAATACTCGCGTGCCGTCCTCGAAACCTTGGCCATCATCGCCTATCGTCAACCGGTGACGCGCGGTGACATCGAGGAAATTCGCGGCGTCGCAGTCAACACCAACGTCGTCAAAACACTCGAAGAGCGCGGCTGGATCGACGTTGTCGGCCATCGCGAAACACCAGGACGGCCGGCCCTGTTTGCCACCACCAAGCAATTTCTCGATGATCTGGGATTGCGTAGCGTCAGCGAACTGCCGCCGCTCGAACAAATCGCCCAGACACTGGAGCTGAATTATGAAAACCAATAA
- a CDS encoding segregation and condensation protein A, which produces MSDVLEVLAVGEVEPVARVYGQPLEQMPLDLYIPPDALAIMLDAFEGPLDLLLYMIRRANIDILDIPMAPLTRQYLDYVEAMRASNLELAADYLVMAAMLIEIKSRMLLPRPKLGEGDEAEDPRAELVRRLMEYEQMKLAGQNLNAMPQAEREFFWVETLVEKSLLVRQPEVSVDDLKEAWMAVVRQAGLKKHHQIGREELSVREHMGIILRALQAKGGFVQFETLFDPEMGVQGLVVHFIAMLELGREKLIEITQTEAFQPIYVRVHQGGTEPGQESA; this is translated from the coding sequence ATGAGTGACGTCCTCGAAGTGCTTGCGGTTGGCGAAGTTGAGCCGGTAGCCCGCGTTTACGGGCAACCGCTGGAGCAGATGCCGCTCGACCTCTACATCCCGCCGGATGCGCTGGCCATCATGCTCGATGCCTTCGAGGGGCCGCTTGACCTCCTGTTGTACATGATTCGCCGCGCCAACATCGATATCCTGGATATCCCGATGGCGCCGCTCACCCGACAGTACCTCGATTACGTCGAGGCAATGCGGGCGAGCAATCTCGAACTGGCTGCCGATTACCTCGTGATGGCGGCGATGCTCATCGAGATCAAGTCGCGTATGCTGCTGCCGCGGCCGAAGCTGGGCGAGGGCGACGAGGCGGAAGATCCACGCGCCGAACTGGTCCGCCGGCTCATGGAGTACGAGCAGATGAAGCTCGCCGGCCAGAATCTGAACGCGATGCCACAGGCCGAGCGGGAGTTTTTCTGGGTCGAGACACTGGTCGAGAAATCGCTGCTGGTCCGCCAGCCGGAAGTCTCGGTCGATGACCTCAAGGAAGCCTGGATGGCGGTCGTCCGCCAGGCTGGTCTGAAAAAGCATCACCAGATCGGGCGCGAAGAATTGTCGGTGCGCGAGCACATGGGCATCATCCTGCGCGCCTTGCAGGCCAAAGGTGGTTTCGTCCAGTTCGAAACCCTGTTCGACCCGGAAATGGGCGTGCAAGGGTTGGTCGTCCATTTCATCGCCATGCTTGAACTGGGCCGTGAAAAACTGATCGAAATCACCCAGACCGAAGCCTTTCAACCCATTTACGTCCGAGTGCATCAAGGTGGAACCGAGCCAGGTCAAGAGAGTGCTTGA
- a CDS encoding lipid-A-disaccharide synthase N-terminal domain-containing protein, which yields MFGYDWETLIWIAIGFGGQGLFMMRFVVQWWSSEKAKQVVVPVAFWYFSILGGVVLTVYAVHRNDPVFIFGQGLGLIIYFRNLHLHYKGKGRAAAS from the coding sequence ATGTTCGGCTACGACTGGGAAACCCTGATCTGGATCGCCATCGGTTTTGGTGGCCAGGGCCTGTTCATGATGCGTTTTGTCGTCCAGTGGTGGTCGAGCGAGAAAGCCAAGCAGGTCGTCGTGCCGGTCGCTTTCTGGTATTTCAGCATCCTTGGCGGTGTTGTGTTGACCGTCTATGCCGTGCACCGCAATGACCCAGTCTTCATTTTCGGGCAGGGTCTCGGGTTGATCATCTACTTCCGCAACCTGCATCTGCATTACAAGGGCAAGGGCCGCGCTGCGGCCTCCTGA
- a CDS encoding site-2 protease family protein, with the protein MNAIIQTIAILALPLVFAITLHEAAHGYAARYFGDPTAWQQGRISLNPLRHIDPVGTILIPLSILLFSGGNFLFGYAKPVPVDFNRLRNPKKDMFWVAAAGPGANLLMACLWALAFQLSWLLPQFFSTPLARMAEMGIQINCVLMVLNLFPLPPLDGGRIAVSLLPHSLAWKFARLEPWGFPILLVLLFTGILGVIMTPLVNTSAGLIALIFGLY; encoded by the coding sequence ATCAACGCCATCATCCAGACCATTGCGATCCTTGCTCTGCCGCTGGTTTTTGCCATCACCCTGCACGAAGCCGCCCACGGCTACGCTGCCCGATATTTCGGCGATCCGACCGCCTGGCAGCAAGGGCGAATCAGCCTGAACCCGTTGCGCCATATAGATCCGGTCGGCACCATCCTGATCCCGCTCAGCATCCTGCTCTTTTCCGGCGGCAATTTCCTGTTCGGCTATGCCAAGCCGGTGCCGGTCGATTTTAACCGTCTGCGCAATCCCAAAAAAGACATGTTCTGGGTCGCCGCTGCCGGGCCGGGTGCCAATCTGCTCATGGCCTGCCTGTGGGCGCTGGCTTTCCAACTTTCGTGGTTGCTGCCGCAGTTTTTCAGTACGCCGCTGGCACGCATGGCTGAAATGGGTATCCAGATCAATTGTGTGTTGATGGTGCTCAATCTGTTTCCCTTGCCGCCACTTGATGGCGGGCGGATCGCCGTCAGCCTGCTGCCGCATTCGTTGGCATGGAAGTTCGCCAGGCTTGAGCCCTGGGGCTTTCCCATTTTGCTGGTGCTGTTGTTCACCGGTATCCTCGGCGTAATCATGACTCCGCTGGTCAATACGTCAGCCGGGCTTATCGCACTCATTTTCGGTCTCTATTAA
- a CDS encoding tryptophan--tRNA ligase, translating to MYAERVLSGMRPTGSLHLGHYHGVLKNWIELQHKYPCLFFVADWHALTTQYDNPQGIEKASMDMVVDWLAAGVDPKQATLFIQSKVPEHAELHLLMSMMTPLGWLERVPTYKDQQEKLAGKDLTTYGFLGYPLLMSADILIYRADKVPVGEDQIPHVEFTRELARRFNHMYGREPGFEDKAREAVKKLGSKKARFYEEMRTRFQQNGDREAVEQAKAILNEIQHLSAVDRERLFGYLEGTGKMILVEPGYLLTEASKMPGLDGQKMSKSYNNTITMRESEESVAKKVKSMPTDPARVRRTDPGDPAKCPVWQLHLVYSNDACKEWVQQGCRTAGIGCIECKQPVIDAILKEQAPMRERAQVYLDDPTLVKNIIADGCEKAREYARETMRDVREAMGLEYR from the coding sequence ATGTACGCAGAACGTGTTCTCTCCGGCATGCGCCCGACCGGGTCGCTGCATCTTGGCCACTACCATGGCGTTCTCAAAAACTGGATCGAGCTCCAGCACAAGTATCCCTGTCTGTTCTTCGTCGCCGATTGGCATGCCCTGACCACCCAGTACGACAATCCGCAGGGTATCGAGAAGGCCTCGATGGACATGGTCGTCGACTGGCTGGCGGCCGGTGTCGATCCCAAGCAGGCTACGCTGTTCATCCAGTCCAAGGTGCCCGAGCACGCCGAGCTGCATCTGCTCATGTCGATGATGACGCCGCTCGGCTGGCTGGAGCGTGTGCCGACCTACAAGGATCAGCAGGAAAAGCTGGCTGGTAAGGATCTGACGACCTACGGCTTCCTCGGCTATCCGCTGCTGATGAGCGCCGACATCCTGATTTACCGCGCCGACAAGGTGCCGGTTGGCGAAGACCAGATTCCGCACGTTGAATTCACCCGTGAGTTGGCCCGTCGTTTCAATCACATGTATGGCCGCGAACCGGGCTTCGAGGACAAGGCGCGCGAGGCCGTCAAGAAACTGGGCAGCAAGAAGGCGCGCTTCTACGAAGAGATGCGTACCCGCTTCCAGCAGAATGGCGACCGCGAAGCCGTCGAACAGGCCAAGGCCATTCTTAATGAAATTCAGCATCTTTCCGCGGTCGACCGCGAAAGACTGTTCGGCTACCTTGAGGGGACCGGCAAGATGATTCTGGTCGAGCCGGGCTACCTGCTGACCGAGGCTTCCAAAATGCCGGGACTGGATGGCCAGAAGATGTCCAAGTCGTACAACAACACGATCACCATGCGCGAATCCGAGGAATCGGTCGCCAAGAAGGTCAAGAGCATGCCGACCGATCCGGCCCGCGTGCGCCGTACCGATCCGGGCGATCCGGCCAAGTGCCCGGTCTGGCAACTGCATCTGGTCTATTCCAACGATGCTTGCAAGGAGTGGGTCCAGCAAGGTTGCCGCACGGCTGGCATCGGTTGTATCGAGTGCAAGCAGCCGGTGATTGACGCCATCCTCAAGGAACAGGCGCCGATGCGCGAGCGGGCGCAGGTCTATCTCGACGATCCGACCCTGGTCAAGAACATCATCGCCGATGGCTGCGAGAAGGCACGGGAATACGCCCGCGAGACCATGCGCGACGTACGCGAAGCGATGGGGCTGGAATACCGCTGA
- the gcvP gene encoding aminomethyl-transferring glycine dehydrogenase: MPLNLPLSALEQHDEFIGRHIGPCSTEMAAMLAAIGADSLEQLIDQTVPAAIRLPADLPLPAPRREHEALADLKAIASKNVVNKSCIGMGYYDTMTPKVIVRNVLENPGWYTAYTPYQAEIAQGRLEALMNFQQMVVDLTGLEIANASLLDEATAAAEAMTMARRVSKSKSNRFLVDANCFPQTIDVVKTRAGYFGFELVIATVNPENGPKIESEDFFGALLQYPGDNGEVRDLTATIAALKAKGTTVAVASDLMALVLLKSPGAMGADIALGSSQRFGIPMGFGGPHAAFFATREAFVRSMPGRIIGLSKDARGKTAYRMALQTREQHIRREKANSNICTSQVLLANMAGMYAVYHGAEGLRTIAGRIHRLTAILAEGLKRAGVKLLTKQFYDTVHLDLGARAETVYLDALAAGYNLRRVSAGVLGISLDETTTRHDVATLFKLITQVTLDMDTIDAQVAAADSALPDALIRSDAVLQHPVFNTHHTEHEMLRYLKSLQNKDLALDHSMISLGSCTMKLNATSEMIPVTWPEFGGLHPFAPRDQAAGYLEMIASLTEWLKTVTGFDAICMQPNSGAQGEYAGMVAIARYHASRGEAHRNVCLIPRSAHGTNPATAQMANMKVVVVDCDDNGNVDVADLKAKAEEHKDDLACLMITYPSTHGVFEEAVRDICAIVHANGGQVYMDGANLNAQVGLTSPGFIGADVSHMNLHKTFAIPHGGGGPGMGPIGLKAHLAPFMADHAVAATGPADRVNAGQGAVSAAPFGSASILTISWMYLAMLGGEGVKKATQVAILNANYVAQQLKAHYPVLYVGKNGRVAHECIFDIRPLKAATGISETDIAKRLMDYGFHAPTVSFPVAGTIMVEPTESESKAELDRFIAALVSIREEIRQIENGVWTADNNPLKNAPHSQADVIDGDWKHPYSREQAVFPLPWVAANKFWPSVNRIDDVYGDRNLNCACPPMSAYED, from the coding sequence ATGCCGTTGAATCTTCCCCTTTCCGCCCTCGAGCAGCACGACGAGTTCATCGGCCGCCACATCGGCCCGTGCTCGACTGAAATGGCTGCCATGCTGGCCGCCATCGGGGCCGACAGCCTCGAACAGCTGATCGACCAGACCGTCCCCGCCGCCATCCGCCTGCCGGCCGACCTGCCGCTGCCCGCGCCGCGCCGCGAACACGAAGCGCTGGCCGACCTCAAGGCCATCGCCAGCAAGAATGTCGTCAACAAGTCCTGCATCGGCATGGGCTATTACGACACGATGACACCCAAGGTCATCGTCCGCAACGTGCTCGAAAACCCGGGCTGGTACACCGCTTACACGCCCTATCAGGCTGAAATCGCCCAGGGCCGGCTCGAAGCGCTGATGAATTTCCAGCAGATGGTCGTCGACCTGACCGGCCTGGAAATCGCCAACGCCTCGCTGCTCGACGAAGCCACCGCCGCCGCCGAAGCGATGACCATGGCGCGTCGTGTTTCCAAGTCGAAATCCAACCGGTTCCTGGTCGATGCCAACTGTTTTCCGCAGACCATCGACGTCGTCAAGACCCGCGCCGGCTATTTCGGCTTCGAATTGGTCATTGCTACGGTCAACCCGGAAAATGGCCCAAAAATCGAAAGTGAAGATTTCTTCGGCGCCCTGCTCCAGTACCCGGGCGACAACGGCGAAGTCCGCGACCTGACCGCCACCATCGCCGCGCTGAAAGCCAAGGGCACGACCGTTGCCGTCGCTTCCGACCTGATGGCGCTGGTCCTGCTCAAGTCGCCGGGCGCCATGGGCGCCGACATCGCCCTCGGCTCCAGCCAGCGTTTCGGTATTCCGATGGGCTTCGGCGGCCCGCACGCTGCCTTCTTCGCCACCCGCGAAGCCTTCGTCCGCTCGATGCCGGGCCGCATCATCGGCCTGTCCAAGGATGCGCGCGGCAAGACCGCTTACCGCATGGCGCTGCAAACGCGCGAGCAGCATATCCGCCGCGAGAAGGCCAACTCCAACATCTGCACTTCGCAAGTCCTGTTGGCCAACATGGCCGGCATGTACGCCGTCTATCACGGCGCCGAAGGCCTGCGTACCATCGCCGGTCGCATCCATCGTTTGACCGCGATCCTTGCCGAGGGCCTCAAGCGCGCTGGCGTCAAGCTGCTGACCAAGCAGTTCTACGACACCGTACACCTCGACCTCGGCGCCCGCGCTGAAACCGTCTACCTCGACGCCCTCGCTGCCGGTTACAACCTGCGCCGTGTCTCGGCCGGTGTGCTCGGTATTTCGCTCGACGAAACGACGACACGCCACGATGTCGCCACGCTGTTCAAGCTGATCACCCAGGTCACGCTCGACATGGACACCATCGACGCCCAGGTCGCCGCCGCCGACTCTGCCCTGCCCGACGCACTGATCCGCAGTGACGCCGTTCTCCAGCACCCGGTGTTCAACACGCATCACACCGAACACGAGATGCTGCGCTACCTGAAGTCGCTGCAGAACAAGGATCTGGCCCTCGACCACTCGATGATCTCGCTCGGCTCCTGCACCATGAAGCTCAACGCGACCAGCGAGATGATCCCGGTCACCTGGCCGGAATTCGGCGGCCTGCACCCCTTCGCCCCGCGCGATCAGGCCGCTGGTTATCTGGAAATGATCGCCAGCCTGACCGAATGGCTGAAGACCGTCACTGGCTTCGACGCCATCTGCATGCAGCCGAACTCCGGCGCCCAGGGCGAATATGCCGGCATGGTGGCAATCGCCCGCTACCACGCCAGCCGCGGCGAAGCGCACCGCAACGTCTGCCTGATCCCCAGATCAGCCCACGGCACCAACCCGGCCACGGCACAGATGGCCAACATGAAGGTCGTCGTCGTCGATTGCGACGACAACGGCAACGTCGATGTCGCCGACCTCAAGGCCAAGGCCGAAGAGCACAAGGACGACCTGGCCTGCCTGATGATCACCTACCCGTCGACACATGGCGTGTTCGAGGAGGCGGTGCGCGACATCTGCGCCATCGTCCATGCCAACGGCGGCCAGGTTTACATGGACGGCGCCAACCTCAATGCCCAGGTCGGCCTGACTTCGCCCGGCTTCATCGGCGCCGACGTCAGCCACATGAATCTGCACAAGACCTTCGCCATCCCGCACGGCGGCGGCGGACCGGGCATGGGTCCGATCGGCCTCAAGGCCCATCTGGCACCGTTCATGGCCGACCACGCCGTGGCGGCGACTGGCCCGGCAGATCGTGTCAATGCCGGTCAGGGTGCGGTCTCCGCCGCCCCGTTCGGCTCGGCTTCGATCCTGACCATTTCGTGGATGTACCTCGCCATGCTCGGCGGTGAAGGCGTCAAGAAGGCCACGCAAGTCGCCATCCTCAACGCCAACTACGTCGCCCAGCAGTTGAAGGCGCACTATCCCGTGCTCTACGTTGGCAAGAACGGCCGCGTCGCCCACGAGTGCATCTTCGACATCCGCCCGCTCAAGGCAGCGACCGGGATCAGCGAAACCGACATCGCCAAGCGCCTGATGGACTATGGCTTCCACGCACCGACGGTATCCTTCCCGGTGGCCGGCACGATCATGGTCGAGCCGACCGAATCCGAATCGAAGGCCGAACTGGACCGCTTCATTGCAGCCCTGGTCAGCATTCGTGAGGAAATCCGCCAGATCGAGAATGGTGTGTGGACCGCTGACAACAATCCGCTCAAGAATGCCCCGCATTCGCAGGCGGACGTGATCGACGGCGACTGGAAGCACCCGTACAGCCGCGAACAGGCCGTTTTCCCGCTGCCCTGGGTGGCGGCCAACAAGTTCTGGCCGAGCGTCAATCGCATCGACGATGTGTACGGCGACCGCAACCTGAACTGCGCCTGCCCGCCGATGTCTGCCTACGAAGACTGA
- the gcvH gene encoding glycine cleavage system protein GcvH — MSNVLANLKYTASHEWMLLNADGSVTVGITDHAQEALGDLVFVELPEVGAHFDAEKEIAVVESVKAAADVYAPIAGTVTEVNQAAVDAPESVNQDAYAAWLFKMTPDNAADLDKMLDAAAYQAVADAA, encoded by the coding sequence ATGTCCAACGTCCTCGCCAACCTCAAGTACACCGCCTCCCACGAATGGATGCTGCTCAACGCTGACGGCTCCGTCACCGTCGGCATTACCGACCACGCCCAGGAAGCCCTTGGCGACCTCGTTTTCGTCGAACTGCCGGAAGTCGGTGCCCATTTCGATGCCGAAAAGGAAATCGCCGTCGTTGAATCGGTCAAGGCTGCGGCTGACGTGTACGCGCCGATCGCCGGCACCGTGACCGAAGTGAACCAGGCCGCTGTCGATGCCCCGGAATCAGTCAATCAGGATGCCTACGCTGCCTGGCTGTTCAAGATGACCCCAGACAACGCCGCCGACCTCGACAAGATGCTCGACGCTGCCGCTTACCAGGCCGTCGCCGACGCCGCCTGA